One region of Micromonospora ureilytica genomic DNA includes:
- a CDS encoding AfsR/SARP family transcriptional regulator: MSIAGTGVRVRLLGPVEVIVAGSPQAVNGLRRKAVLATLALHAGRVVSVDRLIDVVWGDQLPATAANTLQRHVSYLRGVLGEPGSIVARPPGYLLDTGPDSTDVQAAERLIELARRSTDRNEQVKHLTAAVALWRGPPLADVAGSAWLEEQAEHLARLRLEAERSLAEARLSVGEHAGLVPGLERLVRQHPFDEHLHAQLMLALYRDGRQGEAVATYRRLRDNLRENLGIDPGPRLRDLECAILRQDTAIAAPAPAPAAAVPVAAQLPPPVPTFTGRDAEIAALDALVDRGGAVVVSGTAGVGKTAFAVHWAHRAAARFPDGQLYVNLRGFDPAATPTEPARALHGFLEALGVPAARMPSDPDTMVSLYRTTVAGKRLLVVLDNARDAEQVRPLLPGSPDCLAIVTSRDQLIPLVVTESAQPVPLDLLSPGEARDLLVRRLGERQVAAEPAAVDDIADRCARLPIALAIVAARAATNRHFSLAAVAGELGDLDAFRAGDEATDVRAVFSWSCRTLSPPAARLFRLLSLHPGPDVAAPAVASLAGADGQTTGPLLTELTRANLFTEHTYGRYAFHDLLRAYAADLADETEPPAERRDAVHRLLDHCLHTAHAADLALHPHFSAISLPPPRAGVTPERPRSRSAAAAWFTAEIPVLLAAVPLAARSGFEGHAWRLAWTLAGFLHRQGHWQDWLGTQQIALAAASRIGDQAGQGHAHRSLGLACSRLRRYDEADDHLRRALDLFSDVGDDAGRAHTCLNLGQLAERQGQHQQALHHSRRALTLFRGTGNRAGQGYTLNAVGWQEALLGDYHSALASCGEALRMLQEVDDVQGQADTWDSLGHAHHQLGDDRRAIACYEHALELFTQVHDRYAEASTYVNLGGSHRALADLGATRAAWSRALTILDELGDADADSIRADLEQLDTMRQH; encoded by the coding sequence ATGTCAATCGCTGGCACGGGCGTGCGCGTCAGGCTGCTCGGGCCGGTGGAGGTGATCGTCGCCGGCAGTCCGCAGGCGGTGAACGGCCTGCGCCGCAAGGCGGTGCTGGCGACGTTGGCCCTGCACGCGGGCCGGGTGGTAAGCGTCGACCGGCTCATCGACGTGGTCTGGGGCGACCAGCTACCGGCCACCGCGGCGAACACGTTGCAACGCCACGTCTCCTACCTGCGCGGGGTGCTCGGCGAGCCCGGATCGATAGTGGCGCGCCCGCCCGGTTATCTGCTCGACACCGGGCCGGATTCCACTGATGTCCAGGCCGCCGAGCGCCTCATCGAGCTGGCCCGGCGCTCGACGGACCGCAACGAGCAGGTGAAGCACCTGACGGCCGCGGTGGCGCTGTGGCGCGGCCCACCGCTGGCCGACGTGGCCGGATCCGCCTGGCTTGAGGAGCAGGCGGAACACCTGGCCCGCCTGCGGTTGGAGGCCGAACGATCCCTCGCCGAGGCCCGGTTGTCCGTCGGTGAGCACGCCGGGCTCGTCCCCGGGTTGGAACGGCTCGTCCGACAGCACCCCTTCGATGAGCACCTGCACGCGCAACTGATGCTCGCCCTGTATCGCGACGGCCGCCAGGGCGAGGCGGTCGCCACGTACCGGCGGCTGCGCGACAACCTGCGGGAGAACCTCGGCATCGACCCGGGTCCACGGCTACGGGATCTGGAGTGCGCCATCCTGCGCCAGGACACCGCGATCGCCGCCCCGGCGCCGGCCCCGGCAGCGGCGGTGCCGGTCGCGGCGCAACTGCCTCCGCCCGTACCCACGTTCACCGGACGTGACGCGGAGATCGCCGCCCTCGACGCGCTCGTCGACCGGGGCGGCGCGGTCGTGGTGTCCGGGACCGCCGGCGTCGGCAAGACCGCGTTTGCCGTGCACTGGGCGCACCGCGCGGCCGCGCGCTTCCCCGACGGGCAGCTCTACGTCAACCTGCGCGGCTTCGACCCGGCGGCCACGCCTACCGAACCGGCGCGAGCGCTGCACGGATTCCTGGAGGCACTCGGCGTTCCGGCGGCGCGGATGCCCAGCGATCCGGACACCATGGTGAGCCTCTACCGCACGACTGTGGCGGGCAAGCGTCTGCTGGTGGTGCTCGACAACGCGCGCGACGCGGAACAGGTCCGGCCGTTGCTGCCCGGCTCGCCGGACTGCCTCGCGATCGTCACCAGCCGCGACCAGCTCATCCCGTTGGTCGTCACCGAAAGCGCCCAACCGGTGCCCCTCGATCTGCTGAGCCCTGGCGAAGCCCGCGACCTGCTGGTCCGCCGTCTCGGGGAGCGCCAGGTCGCCGCCGAACCCGCAGCGGTCGACGACATCGCCGACCGCTGCGCGCGGCTGCCCATCGCCCTGGCCATCGTCGCGGCCAGAGCCGCCACCAACCGGCACTTCTCGTTGGCCGCCGTCGCCGGCGAACTGGGCGACCTGGACGCCTTCCGCGCGGGCGACGAGGCCACCGACGTCCGGGCGGTCTTCTCCTGGTCGTGCCGCACGCTCAGCCCACCCGCGGCCCGGCTGTTCCGGCTGCTGAGCCTGCATCCCGGCCCGGACGTCGCCGCCCCGGCCGTGGCCAGCCTGGCCGGCGCCGACGGGCAGACGACCGGTCCCCTGCTGACCGAACTGACCCGGGCGAACCTCTTCACCGAGCACACCTACGGGCGCTACGCGTTCCACGACCTGCTGCGCGCGTACGCCGCCGACCTCGCCGACGAGACCGAGCCGCCGGCCGAGCGTCGGGACGCCGTGCACCGGCTGCTCGACCACTGCCTGCACACCGCCCACGCCGCCGACCTCGCACTGCACCCGCACTTCAGCGCGATCAGCCTCCCGCCACCCAGGGCGGGAGTGACCCCGGAACGCCCCAGGAGCCGGTCGGCCGCCGCGGCGTGGTTCACCGCCGAGATCCCCGTCCTGCTCGCCGCAGTACCGCTCGCGGCGCGGTCCGGTTTCGAGGGACACGCCTGGCGCCTCGCCTGGACCCTGGCCGGCTTCCTGCACCGGCAGGGGCACTGGCAGGACTGGCTCGGCACGCAACAAATCGCGCTGGCCGCCGCGTCCCGCATCGGGGATCAGGCGGGGCAGGGCCACGCGCACCGCAGCCTCGGTCTCGCCTGCTCCCGGCTCCGACGGTACGACGAGGCCGACGACCACCTGCGGCGCGCACTCGACCTGTTCAGCGACGTCGGCGACGACGCCGGCCGGGCGCACACCTGCCTGAACCTTGGGCAGCTGGCCGAGCGGCAGGGCCAGCACCAGCAGGCACTGCACCACTCCCGGCGGGCACTGACCCTGTTCCGGGGGACGGGAAACCGGGCCGGGCAGGGGTACACCCTCAACGCGGTCGGTTGGCAGGAAGCGTTGCTCGGCGACTACCACAGTGCCCTTGCCTCGTGCGGCGAGGCGCTGCGGATGTTGCAGGAGGTCGACGACGTCCAGGGCCAGGCCGACACCTGGGACAGCCTCGGCCACGCCCATCACCAACTCGGGGACGACCGGCGGGCGATCGCCTGCTACGA